Proteins found in one Panicum hallii strain FIL2 chromosome 4, PHallii_v3.1, whole genome shotgun sequence genomic segment:
- the LOC112889277 gene encoding DNA-binding protein RHL1, giving the protein MVKKASAAPADAEADERRRLRTLAFSNGLLQRGDPPAPRAPLAPSAAVARLQGRDIVRRGGQRKSRFLFSFPGLLAPVASGGRVGELADLGTKNPVLYLEFPQGRMKLFGTHVYPKNKYLTLQMTRSAKGVVCEDVFESLIVFSEAWWVGTKEDNPEELKLEFPKEFQNDGVAAECDFRGGAGAAIDEATAYKAGKEIAEPRSPNFESDGDASDDSDQKDGNGTQSTSGAPSVRQSARNAGKALKKYTDLSSGGDSSNSDNEAEVPEDLDEKEMESSSVKNESQREDIKPADFSAMPITSKEPLVQATLSSMFKKAEEKKRSTRSPKGSPAAKGPAAKKQRASPMAKQPAGIKKASRAWRKQTPKVEDDGIEELSSSSQDNAVDDDSDEDWAE; this is encoded by the exons ATGGTAAAGaaggcctccgccgcccccgccgacgccgaggccgacgagcgccgccgcctccgcacgCTCGCCTTCTCCAACGGCCTCCTCCAGCGCGGCGACCCGCCGGCGCCACGGGCGCCACTCGCGCCGTCGGCTGCCGTCGCGCGCCTGCAGGGCCGCGACATCGTGCGCCGCGGCGGCCAGCGTAAgagccgcttcctcttctctttcCCTGGCCTCCTCGCGCCTGTCGCCTCGGGCGGCCGCGTCGGCGAGCTCGCCGACCTCGGGACCAAGAACCCGGTGCTCTACCTAGAGTTCCCCCAG GGAAGGATGAAGCTCTTCGGGACGCACGTCTACCCCAAGAACAAGTACCTCACGCTGCAGATGACAAGATCGGCCAAGGGTGTAGTCTGTGAGGACGTCTTCGAGAGCCTG ATTGTATTTTCTGAAGCCTGGTGGGTTGGGACAAAAGAAGATAACCCAGAAGAACTGAAACTTGAGTTTCCGAAAGAATTCCAAAAT GATGGTGTAGCAGCAGAATGTGATTTCAGAGGTGGAGCAGGTGCTGCCATCGATGAAGCAACTGCATATAAAGCTGGAAAGGAAATCGCAGAACCCCGTTCCCCCAATTTTGAATCTGATGGCGATGCTTCTGACGATTCAGATCAAAAGGATGGGAATGGCACACAATCTACAAGTGGAGCACCTTCAGTTAGACAGTCTGCTAGAAATGCAGGGAAAGCCTTGAAAAA GTACACAGATTTATCTTCTGGTGGTGATTCATCTAACAGTGACAATGAAGCTGAGGTACCTGAGGACTTGGATGAGAAG GAGATGGAGAGTTCATCTGTTAAGAACGAAAGCCAAAGAGAAGACATCAAACCTGCAGATTTTTCAGCAATGCCTATCACTAGCAAGGAGCCTCTTGTTCAGGCTACTCTGTCTAGTATGTTTAAAAAGGCCGAAGAGAAAAAG AGGTCCACAAGAAGTCCTAAAGGATCCCCTGCAGCAAAAG GTCCTGCTGCTAAGAAGCAGCGAGCAAGTCCAATGGCAAAACAGCCAGCAGGGATTAAGAAAG CCAGCAGAGCTTGGAGAAAGCAAACACCAAAG GTGGAAGATGATGGAATCGAAGAGCTTTCAAGTTCTTCCCAG GATAATGCTGTGGATGATGATAGTGACGAGGACTGGGCTGAGTGA
- the LOC112888714 gene encoding coiled-coil domain-containing protein 12 isoform X1 — MGAEEDAAARRERLRALRAAKELLSTPVPDGEQQNGTHGATEEHVEQPALPPPQDAPDEASKENISSIEEVEGIEDDGELPAMKFRNYLPHDEQLRGGKMAPVSLPKFEDPISAETTEPKQVENPFGNIAPKNANWDLKRDVQKRIDKLEKRTQKALAEIACECSMEQQREKEALEEAQD; from the exons ATGGGCGCCGAGGAGGACGCTGCCGCCCGCCGAGAGCGTCTCCGTGCCCTCCGCGCCGCCAAGGAGCTCCTCTCCACCCCCGTCCCCGACGGAGAGCAGCA AAATGGGACCCATGGTGCCACTGAAGAACATGTGGAACAGCCAGCATTACCACCACCACAGGATGCACCTGATGAGGCTTCTAAGGAGAATATTAGCTCCATTGAGGAGGTCGAGGGGATTGAAGATGACGG TGAGCTTCCTGCCATGAAGTTCAGAAACTACCTTCCTCACGATGAACAACTCCGAGGTGGTAAGATGGCTCCAGTTTCTCTTCCTAAGTTTGAAGATCCAATCAGTGCTGAAACTACAGAACCAAAGCAAGTGGAG AACCCCTTTGGAAACATAGCCCCAAAGAATGCAAACTGGGATCTGAAACGTGATGTGCAGAAGAGGATTGACAAACTTGAAAAGCGCACACAGAAAGCATTGGCTGAGATTGCATGTGAGTGTTCAA TGGAGCAACAGAGGGAGAAAGAAGCCCTGGAGGAAGCTCAAGATTGA
- the LOC112889275 gene encoding uncharacterized protein LOC112889275 — translation MLEDFFTLTEMKDGISTPARIAELISEIQKLKDAAQINTPDMIRQCSTAANTLASTKNEECLQHFVHLNGVGFLNHWLQDAQNCGGDVSTSAEDLIVAILTALECLPINNEQSTSSGVISTVNHLLAHGNAVINQKARALCQKWSTVPKYGTNDKHFDTEEACRTDQKTPEVSLKTEIDKHSVANEVGNTVDESKPEVMTCSDAPLSDPSLTNDNTDATKQPPALTSPNSSNGNTTLGDAKNLVPSPTSACHGGLEDGQSITKETSASNDVDLSVSGILRSNSINAKSSSGKDAPLDATPAAMSVEPNKPDKLFVNSKMDLEDNIVSTSSCIRESEPFAAGRFHLEKDTAATLNHLASVTRDLQGLTEESTGKEEGPTSSSSTDDTGMGSEYILKRCMMSFGDSSKATDIKSTALKGEKSTRLTEYDDTDALEVARLVAIEVEREVIDYRGPFCGSPDINSRNADSPDLEARRQPVPAVDELNDNKSSTTGADSGSSSSLKEDGSGITDGSGPLSRKHTRGVELGNLDLNENQCPEEADCNPKSILSNSVNLSMPIAVAASRGSSVFPARLHFEGELGWKGSAATSAFRPAPPRRTPDAEKSLSASSHKTSNVLFDLNVADSDSATSGEPLSTAILPASSDLASKGASTAVGVSRGLKLDLNCSCGDEEDAITASNVAPMWNRQQFNGNWSQPSSSSSSRQPAVRNFDLNDNMSITDGSGRGIDGSSVKTPLRDSSDHSAVTIMGKRILVGQKEHGQQYQHNFLGLSAESRVPARSIQSFAHTSDYSGVSYPSQPAMPFPPAFFATGGVPYMVDAKGAPVIPPLSGLSLGISHPSFSTRATPPSSNELSYYHPSMDFNYGLPSEGARREAGSYWPVSYQGQTIFMDERARTVSQGGSSGLVLKRKEPESGWDMYSRR, via the coding sequence ATGCTCGAGGATTTCTTCACTCTAACTGAGATGAAGGATGGAATTTCAACTCCTGCAAGAATTGCCGAGCTTATATCCGAGATCCAGAAGCTAAAAGACGCTGCTCAGATTAACACACCCGACATGATAAGGCAGTGTTCTACTGCTGCAAACACACTAGCATCCACCAAAAACGAAGAGTGCCTTCAACATTTCGTTCACCTCAACGGTGTTGGCTTTCTCAACCATTGGCTTCAGGATGCTCAAAATTGTGGTGGGGATGTCAGCACTTCAGCTGAGGATCTGATTGTTGCAATACTAACTGCGTTGGAGTGTCTTCCGATCAATAATGAGCAATCAACTTCAAGTGGAGTTATATCTACTGTTAACCACCTACTTGCTCACGGAAATGCCGTGATCAACCAAAAGGCGAGAGCACTCTGTCAGAAGTGGAGCACTGTACCAAAATATGGTACAAATGACAAACATTTTGATACAGAGGAGGCATGTCGGACTGATCAAAAGACCCCAGAAGTTAGCCTCAAGACAGAAATTGATAAACACAGTGTAGCGAACGAAGTTGGAAATACTGTTGATGAATCAAAACCTGAGGTGATGACTTGTTCAGATGCACCTTTGTCTGATCCTTCCCTGACCAATGATAATACAGATGCGACAAAGCAACCACCAGCGCTGACATCGCCAAATTCGTCAAATGGAAACACAACACTAGGAGATGCGAAGAACTTGGTACCGTCCCCTACATCTGCATGTCATGGGGGCTTAGAAGATGGACAGTCCATCACCAAGGAAACTTCTGCTTCAAATGATGTAGATTTGTCCGTGAGTGGCATACTCCGGTCAAACTCGATCAATGCAAAGAGCAGTTCTGGGAAAGATGCACCTTTGGATGCGACTCCAGCGGCCATGTCTGTAGAGCCTAATAAACCTGACAAGCTGTTTGTTAATAGTAAAATGGATTTGGAGGATAACATTGTTTCAACTAGCTCATGTATTAGGGAATCTGAGCCATTTGCAGCTGGTAGATTTCATTTGGAGAAGGATACAGCAGCCACTTTGAACCATCTCGCCTCTGTAACCCGTGATTTGCAAGGTTTGACTGAGGAAAGTACAGGCAAAGAAGAGGGACCTACATCGTCATCTAGTACAGATGATACAGGCATGGGCAGTGAATATATATTGAAGAGATGCATGATGAGCTTTGGGGATTCCTCGAAGGCAACAGACATAAAATCGACTGCATTGAAAGGGGAGAAATCAACACGACTAACAGAGTATGATGATACAGATGCACTAGAAGTAGCACGTCTGGTAGCTATTGAGGTGGAACGGGAGGTCATTGACTACAGAGGACCCTTTTGTGGTTCTCCTGATATTAATTCCAGGAATGCTGATAGTCCTGACTTGGAAGCACGGCGGCAGCCTGTACCTGCTGTTGATGAACTGAATGACAATAAATCTTCCACTACAGGTGCTGATTCAGGAAGTTCCTCATCTCTAAAGGAGGATGGATCAGGCATTACAGATGGCAGTGGTCCATTGAGTAGAAAACATACACGGGGTGTGGAACTGGGCAACTTAGACCTCAATGAAAATCAGTGTCCAGAGGAAGCTGACTGTAACCCCAAGTCCATTCTTAGTAATTCTGTCAATCTGTCAATGCCTATAGCTGTGGCTGCTTCAAGAGGCTCATCTGTGTTTCCAGCTCGACTCCACTTTGAAGGTGAACTCGGGTGGAAAGGCTCTGCTGCAACCAGTGCCTTTCGGCCAGCTCCACCTCGGCGGACTCCTGATGCAGAGAAGTCGCTGTCAGCTTCTTCACATAAAACAAGCAATGTGCTGTTTGATTTAAATGTAGCTGACAGTGATAGTGCTACTTCTGGTGAGCCACTCTCAACAGCAATCCTGCCAGCTTCATCTGACCTAGCTTCCAAGGGTGCTTCTACAGCAGTTGGTGTGAGCAGAGGACTGAAACTTGACCTTAATTGCTCATGTGGCGATGAGGAAGATGCTATCACTGCAAGCAATGTAGCGCCTATGTGGAACCGCCAACAATTCAATGGCAACTGGAGTCAACCTTCTTCGTCCTCTTCTTCAAGGCAACCTGCAGTCAGAAACTTTGACTTGAATGACAACATGTCAATCACTGATGGTTCTGGACGAGGAATAGATGGGTCTTCTGTCAAGACTCCTCTAAGGGATTCGTCAGATCATTCTGCCGTGACAATTATGGGTAAGAGGATACTTGTTGGGCAGAAAGAACATGGGCAACAATACCAGCATAACTTTCTGGGACTGAGTGCGGAATCAAGAGTTCCTGCGAGATCTATTCAGTCTTTTGCGCATACTTCTGATTATAGTGGTGTCAGTTATCCATCTCAACCTGCTATGCCTTTCCCGCCAGCTTTCTTTGCCACAGGAGGCGTTCCATACATGGTTGATGCAAAGGGTGCACCAGTCATACCACCGCTATCAGGCTTAAGCCTCGGCATTTCTCATCCATCTTTCAGCACCAGAGCAACCCCACCCTCATCTAATGAATTGAGTTACTATCATCCTAGCATGGATTTCAACTATGGATTGCCATCTGAAGGTGCACGTAGGGAAGCCGGAAGCTACTGGCCCGTGTCCTACCAGGGTCAGACCATCTTTATGGATGAACGCGCGAGGACTGTGTCACAAGGTGGCAGTTCTGGGTTGGTGCTGAAGCGAAAAGAACCAGAGTCAGGTTGGGATATGTACTCACGTCGTTGA
- the LOC112889563 gene encoding uncharacterized protein LOC112889563: MLRVVGSSLPRRLPPLLPRAISPTLSRRRALLLLLSSSFGFGAPSCCRGSSLAHSYASMAAPPVAKKVPLELVDHGDVRVDNYYWLRDDSRSDPDVLAHLRAENDYTAAVMSDVKQLEDEIYAEIRGRIKEDDIDAPLRKGHYYYYERTLAGKEYAQHCRRLVPTDAPITVHDVMPTGPDAPVEHIILDENVKAEGHDYYSIGAFKVSPNNKLVAYAEDTKGDEIYTVYVIDAESGQYVGQPLKGITSDIEWAGDDHLVYITMDSILRPDKVWLHKLGSDQSSDACLYHEKDDTFSLGLQASESKKYLFVESESKNTSFIFYLDTSKQNKELAVLTPRVYGIDTTASHRGNHFFIMRRSDEFYNSELVACPLDNVAETTVLLPHRESVKIQDFQLFDNHIAVYERENGLRKVTVYRLPAIGESIGQLQGGRTIDFIDPTYAVDPEESQFHSTVLRFHYSSMRTPPSVYDYDMDSGVSVLKKIDPVLGGFDASNYVTERKWAAAADGTQIPMSILYRKDLVKLDGSDPLLLYGYGSYEICIDPSFRGSRFSLVDRGLIYVIAHIRGGGEMGRKWYEDGKLLKKKNTFTDFIDCAEHLIRNKYCSKEKLCINGRSAGGLLMGAVLNMRPDLFKAAVAGVPFVDVVTTMLDPTIPLTTAEWEEWGDPRKEEYYYYMKSYSPVDNVAAQGYPNILVTAGLNDPRVMYSEPAKYVAKLRELKTDGNLLLFRCELGAGHFSKSGRFEKLQEDAFTYAFILKALGV, encoded by the exons ATGCTGCGGGTGGTGGGCTCGTCGTTGCCCCGCCGCCTTCCTCCGCTTCTCCCCCGCGCGATCTCTCCAACGCTCTCGCGCCGCCGAgctctcctccttctcctctcctcctccttcgGCTTCGGGGCCCCTTCCTGCTGTCGCGGCTCTTCCCTTGCGCACTCCTACGCCTCCATGGCGGCGCCGCCGGTGGCGAAGAAGGTGCCGCTTGAGCTCGTCGACCACGGCGACGTCCGCGTCGACAACTACTACTGGCTCCGCGACGACTCCCGATCCGACCCGGACGTCCTCGCACACCTCCGCGCCGAGAACGACTACACGGCCGCCGTCATGTCCG ATGTCAAGCAACTCGAGGATGAAATATATGCTGAAATCAGAGGAAGAATTAAGGAAGACGATATAGATGCACCTCTTCGCAAAGGGCATTACTACTACTATGAAAGGACATTGGCTGGCAAGGAGTATGCACAACACTGTAGGCGCCTTGTACCGACCGATGCTCCAATTACAGTCCACGACGTGATGCCCACAGGACCTGATGCTCCTGTTGAGCATATTATTCTAGATGAGAATGTCAAGGCTGAGGGCCATGATTACTACAGCATTGGTGCTTTCAAG GTCAGTCCCAACAATAAGCTAGTGGCTTACGCAGAAGACACTAAAGGCGATGAAATTTACACTGTCTATGTCATTGACGCCGAGAGTGGACAATATGTTGGGCAACCACTTAAAGGAATTACTTCTGACATTGAGTGGGCTGGTGATGATCACCTTGTTTACATTACAATGGATAGCATTCTTCGGCCAGATAAA GTATGGCTGCATAAGCTAGGGTCTGATCAATCAAGCGATGCTTGTCTTTATCATGAGAAAGATGACACATTTTCTCTTGGCCTTCAAGCCTCTGAAAGCAAGAAATATTTATTTGTTGAGTCTGAAAGCAAAAACACTAGCTTTATATTCTACCTGGACACATCCAAACAGAACAAGGAACTTGCGGTTTTGACGCCTCGTGTGTATGGCATTGATACAACAGCTAGTCATCGTGGAAATCATTTCTTTATTATGAGGCGAAGTGATGAATTTTACAATTCTGAATTGGTTGCTTGCCCACTGGATAATGTAGCTGAGACCACTGTACTGCTACCGCATAGAGAAAG TGTGAAAATACAGGACTTCCAGCTCTTTGACAACCATATTGCTGTATACGAGCGTGAGAATGGCCTGCGCAAAGTAACCGTATACCGGCTACCTGCTATTGGAGAGTCAATTGGACAACTTCAGGGAGGTCGGACGATTGATTTTATTGATCCAACATATGCTGTGGACCCTGAGGAGTCACAGTTTCATTCCACTGTTCTTCGATTTCATTATAGCTCAATGAGGACCCCACCCTCTGTTTACGACTATGATATGGATTCAGGGGTGTCTGTGCTGAAGAAGATTGACCCT GTTTTAGGTGGATTTGATGCATCAAATTATGTAACAGAAAGGAAGTGGGCTGCTGCAGCCGATGGCACTCAGATCCCCATGTCCATTCTATACAGAAAAGATCTTGTGAAGCTTGATGGCTCAGACCCTTTGCTGCTATATGGCTATGGCTCCTACGAG ATTTGCATTGATCCGAGTTTCAGAGGATCAAGATTCTCTCTAGTTGATAGGGGTCTTATATATGTGATAGCTCATATTCGTGGTGGTGGTGAAATGGGCCGGAAATGGTATGAGGATGGGAAGCttttgaagaagaagaacacTTTTACCGATTTCATTGATTGTGCCGAGCACTTGATAAGAAACAAATACTGTTCCAAGGAAAAGCTTTGCATCAATGGCAGAAGTGCAGGTGGCTTACTGATGGGTGCTGTCCTAAATATGAGGCCTGACTTATTCAAGGCTGCTGTTGCTGGAGTCCCTTTTGTTGATGTTGTGACAACTATGCTTGATCCAACTATCCCCCTGACAACAGCTGAATGGGAG GAGTGGGGTGATCCAAGAAAAGAAGAATACTACTACTATATGAAATCGTACTCTCCTGTTGACAAT GTGGCAGCACAAGGGTATCCCAACATTCTTGTCACCGCTGGCTTAAACG ATCCTCGCGTGATGTACTCTGAACCGGCGAAATACGTGGCGAAGCTGAGGGAGCTGAAGACGGACGGCAATCTCCTGTTGTTCAGGTGCGAGCTGGGTGCCGGACACTTCTCCAAGTCGGGAAG GTTCGAGAAATTACAGGAAGATGCGTTCACTTACGCGTTTATCCTCAAGGCGCTGGGCGTATGA
- the LOC112889276 gene encoding transmembrane protein 53, translated as MMASFSGPLHRPLSAMAVAAFAAVSSLELPDKLSHHKLSYASANADALVSLPTTRTDVPGAPSASALSVQLLPRNLQSLQPLKAPFASLPVILTVYQYARFTKTSEQDDAMPAVPSSSSDVLYRWHLPDPRVCAEFPDKSQTVVVLLGWLGSRQKHLKRYADWYTSRGFHAVTFTLPMSDILSYNLGGKAEKNVEMLSEHLAGWVREESGKKIIFHTFSNTGWLCYGVILENLQQQDASAVKKIKACVVDSAPVAAPDPQVWASGFSAALMKKRSITTKGLGSNDSRSDVLVVESNMEPKPAATEAVLLSALETFFDVVLNYPRINRRLSDVMELLSSKQPKCPQLYIYSSADKVIPAKSVESFIEGQRRAGREVRACDFVSSPHVDHYRSNPGLYTSQLSNFLEECVLTHRCKDAGSS; from the exons ATGATGGCTTCCTTCTCAGGACCCCTCCACCGCCCCCTCTCCGCCATGGCCGTCGCAGCCTTCGCTGCCGTCTCCTCCCTCGAGCTGCCCGACAAGTTGTCCCACCACAAGCTTTCTTATGCAAGCGCGAATGCAGATGCGCTTGTGTCACTTCCAACCACCAGGACAGATGTTCCAGGGGCACCTTCAGCCTCTGCCCTGTCTGTGCAGCTATTGCCACGCAATCTCCAGAGTTTGCAACCATTGAAGGCTCCGTTCGCGTCTTTGCCGGTCATCCTGACCGTTTACCAGTATGCAAGGTTTACCAAGACCTCGGAACAAGACGATGCGATGCCCGCAGTTCCTTCCTCGTCGTCTGATGTGCTGTACCGCTGGCATCTTCCAGACCCCAGGGTCTGTGCCGAATTCCCTGATAAGTCTCAGACGGTGGTGGTTCTTCTTGGGTGGCTGGGCTCAAGGCAGAAGCATCTCAAGAGATATGCTGATTGGTATACCTCCAGGGGCTTCCATGCTGTCACTTTCACCCTCCCAATGTCTGACATCCTCAGTTATAACCTTGGAGGGAAGGCTGAGAAGAATGTAGAGATGCTATCTGAACATCTTGCTGGCTGGGTAAGGGAGGAGAGTGGGAAGAAGATTATTTTCCACACCTTCAGTAATACTGGTTGGCTTTG CTATGGCGTAATTCTGGAAAACCTACAACAGCAGGATGCTTCAGCAGTGAAGAAAATTAAAGCTTGCGTAGTAGACTCTGCACCTGTTGCTGCACCTGATCCTCAG GTTTGGGCCTCTGGCTTCTCAGCTGCCCTCATGAAAAAACGTAGTATCACCACAAAAGGACTAGGATCAAATGATTCAAGGTCTGATGTCCTAGTTGTGGAGTCTAACATGGAGCCCAAGCCGGCAGCAACAGAGGCAGTTCTCCTATCAGCTTTGGAGACCTTTTTTGACGTTGTTTTGAACTATCCAAGGATCAACAG GAGGTTATCTGATGTCATGGAGCTTTTGTCATCGAAGCAACCAAAGTGCCCCCAACTGTATATATACAGCTCCGCTGACAAGGTCATCCCAGCAAAATCAGTGGAGTCATTCATCGAGGGGCAGCGGAGAGCCGGGCGCGAGGTGAGAGCCTGCGACTTTGTGTCGTCGCCCCATGTGGATCACTACCGGAGCAATCCTGGGCTGTACACCTCTCAGCTGAGCAACTTCTTGGAGGAATGTGTCCTGACACACCGTTGCAAGGATGCAGGGTCATCATGA
- the LOC112889278 gene encoding uncharacterized protein LOC112889278, with protein MAPAAAAAMPESESKTRQDAEDTRWLQTLSEPELGLLIGLKEVAMTRASNAGHPDLADKVFHVRALRALAFVLLQELKERLRQASVNTSMLERLSLLNDHDPEGVVRPSQDVMPMPNGINKKRKQMQDGCHGEDGQSPKRRKATREDWLIAGAAKPQVEAYCWN; from the exons atggcgcccgccgccgccgccgccatgccaGAGTCGGAGAGTAAGACGCGGCAAGATGCAGaagacacgcggtggcttcaaacCCTCTCCGAGCCCGAGCTC GGTTTGTTGATCGGCCTCAAGGAAGTTGCCATGACCCGGGCCTCCAACGCCGGCCATCCTGACCTCGCCGACAAAGTCTTCCATGTCCGCGCGCTGCGGGCTCTTG CGTTCGTTTTGCTGCAAGAGTTGAAAGAGCGACTAAGACAAGCCTCGGTTAATACGAGCATGCTGGAGAGGCTTTCTTTGCTAAATGACCATGATCCTGAGGGGGTGGTCAGGCCCAGCCAAGATGTGATGCCAATGCCAAATGGTATCAACAAGAAACGGAAGCAGATGCAGGATGG GTGCCATGGAGAGGATGGCCAGAGTCCAAAGAGACGAAAAGCAACAAGAGAGGACTGGTTGATAGCTGGAGCTGCCAAACCACAAGTAGAAGCCTACTGTTGGAATTGA
- the LOC112890888 gene encoding uncharacterized protein LOC112890888: protein MGISHPLSDEYDALRAAVLSPERTPPASPPHHHCLEHEVSRMDTLAGIAIKYGVEISDIKRANGLVTDSQMFAHKTLLIPLPGRPMPAVVRLSGSGQGMKRAWAPNHQQNRDTVDSLDSSNCGQKGASPAMSTLQRYYGLSSQKGNAMDCSTEMSLYRKGGFESSLSETLLSSSAAPGTKGTDRSWEYEAPVNRFLSANGANGSETNRVPKPKQDASMRRRQKAEAESNTTNTQDDFLADPIKAIKSLLPRPISSIRLNMDTGIPDSSQKSSNSFLNLNGLKSVRKSPSAPSFADAENGVSMWSSSKWTFNHESFTRPLLDGLPKPVSGRRMKTALD, encoded by the exons ATGGGCATCTCTCACCCTCTCTCCGACGAGTACGacgccctccgcgccgccgtcctctcgcCGGAGAGGACGCCTCCCGCGTCCCCGCCCCATCACCACTGCCTGGAGCACGAGGTTTCCAGGATGGACACGCTCGCCGGCATCGCCATCAAGTACGGCGTCGAG ATATCGGACATTAAGAGGGCAAATGGTCTGGTCACTGATAGCCAGATGTTTGCACACAAAACATTGCTCATACCTCTACCAGGAAGGCCCATGCCAGCTGTTGTAAGATTGAGCGGTTCTGGTCAAGGAATGAAAAG AGCATGGGCTCCAAACCATCAGCAAAACAGAGACACCGTTGATTCACTAGATTCATCAAATTGTGGTCAGAAGGGGGCGTCACCTGCAATGAGTACCTTGCAGAGATACTATGGCCTATCATCTCAGAAAGGAAACGCCATGGATTGCAGCACTGAAATGTCTCTGTACCGTAAGGGTGGCTTCGAGAGTAGTCTCAGTGAAACATTGCTGAGTTCTTCTGCAGCTCCAGGAACAAAGGGTACTGACCGAAGCTGGGAGTATGAAGCGCCAGTTAACAGGTTTTTATCAGCGAACGGTGCCAATGGGAGCGAGACCAACAGGGTACCCAAACCCAAGCAAGATGCTTCTATGCGTCGGCGGCAGAAAGCAGAAGCAGAATCCAACACAACCAATACCCAGGATGATTTTCTAGCAGACCCAATTAAGGCAATTAAGAGTTTGTTGCCACGGCCAATTTCTAGTATCCGTCTAAACATGGATACAGGCATCCCAGATTCAAGCCAGAAGAGCAGCAATTCGTTTCTTAATCTTAATGGGTTGAAATCTGTGAGGAAGTCGCCAAGCGCACCCAGCTTTGCAGATGCAGAAAATGGGGTGTCTATGTGGTCTAGCTCGAAATGGACCTTCAACCATGAGTCCTTCACCCGGCCGTTACTCGATGGCCTGCCAAAACCGGTGTCTGGTCGGAGGATGAAAACTGCCTTGGACTGA
- the LOC112888714 gene encoding coiled-coil domain-containing protein 12 isoform X2 gives MGAEEDAAARRERLRALRAAKELLSTPVPDGEQQNGTHGATEEHVEQPALPPPQDAPDEASKENISSIEEVEGIEDDGELPAMKFRNYLPHDEQLRGGKMAPVSLPKFEDPISAETTEPKQVENPFGNIAPKNANWDLKRDVQKRIDKLEKRTQKALAEIALEQQREKEALEEAQD, from the exons ATGGGCGCCGAGGAGGACGCTGCCGCCCGCCGAGAGCGTCTCCGTGCCCTCCGCGCCGCCAAGGAGCTCCTCTCCACCCCCGTCCCCGACGGAGAGCAGCA AAATGGGACCCATGGTGCCACTGAAGAACATGTGGAACAGCCAGCATTACCACCACCACAGGATGCACCTGATGAGGCTTCTAAGGAGAATATTAGCTCCATTGAGGAGGTCGAGGGGATTGAAGATGACGG TGAGCTTCCTGCCATGAAGTTCAGAAACTACCTTCCTCACGATGAACAACTCCGAGGTGGTAAGATGGCTCCAGTTTCTCTTCCTAAGTTTGAAGATCCAATCAGTGCTGAAACTACAGAACCAAAGCAAGTGGAG AACCCCTTTGGAAACATAGCCCCAAAGAATGCAAACTGGGATCTGAAACGTGATGTGCAGAAGAGGATTGACAAACTTGAAAAGCGCACACAGAAAGCATTGGCTGAGATTGCAT TGGAGCAACAGAGGGAGAAAGAAGCCCTGGAGGAAGCTCAAGATTGA